The sequence GTGTCATCTTTGTTCTCCCACTGTGTGGTTCGCATCCTGTGGGCTCTGACAGCGAAAAGCAACAAATCGCTGACTGGTGTGTGTTGCGCTGAAATCCTGGTGGTAGgtgttctctctctccctgcactTTAGCTGATCTTGgtcagaaaatctaaattgaaGTGTGATCATAGGTAAAACGCCACTGCGCTgcgctcctcctcttccttgttctgcgagtgtgtgtttgtggatcGGCAGGTAAGAAATCAACGCTCATCTAAGCTCcagtttgttccagttttatttaaaatagttacaaaaaaacaatttcacactgattttgaATCAATAGGTCACaagacctggaagctattgaagaaaaacactcaattttgaccaaaaaaattcaaaaaaaggaaaatgatttaaaacaaatgtctgtgcctcatctatacagACCAGTAGAACTATTTGAAAGTGATTTTGAGTAAATAGGTGGACCTCAGCCctaaaaagtttgagaaacactcgTTTAGACAGAAATCTATTATGCAGAAtgaaaagaacataaaacagaacattatCCCGAACTACTTCAGCAACAGCAGGAGAGCAGAGTGTTGATCTTGTCACTGTGGTCTGAGAAGTTACACTGATGCTGACGACAGAGTATATGCTAATTCTGGATAGCTGCATACATACCAGTTAAATTTTTAGATTGACCACAAATGTGGTTTTGTAACATTATAAACTTAAGAACTTATGATCATCTTTGATTATAGTTAAATTGTTAAATTCTGTCAACCGCTTGCTGCACTCTGATGAATCCCATCAGAACTTCTCTGACTTGTCACATCTTCAGAATGCAGCATgaacttcattttcagatgttggCAAATAGCTTTCATGCAACAATGTATTTAACACAACAGACCTCAACTTCAAGCCTCTATTTCCTCCTTTCTAGTCCTTTTGCCTTTCCTCAGCAAAAAGGTTCCTGTTCTGCGATTCAACTATTTGATTAGTGACTGTGATGCTTATGTAGTTGGTTATAGCTAGGGAATGATACGTTTGTTTTCCTCAGCAAAGGAAAAGAGTTTGACCTGTAGTTCACAAACAACTGCAAACATAAAGGTGAATGTCAACTGCAGTTCAAGATATACTGTAGGTTTGCACCAAGATCCAGTGGAAGGCACTGCATACATGACTGATTAGATATAAAAGGAGAATTGTATGTATTAAGTTTcacttcctctttgttttctatCTAATGTGCATTTCTCTGATTGACTCactaattatcaaaataattttcctaAACATGAATTTTCCTAAAGACGTAAACAGTTTTCAATGTTGACGTCTTCaaccattaaaacaaaaatgagaaatgtttccATCTTCAGATGCAACcttcaaaagtgttttttaaatcacatgatCATGAAAAGTGAAAGTAACTTGGCTCAAAAGGTTTTGTATCTTGCAGCAGCGTCTCAGTCGTACACTGACAGGCAGTTGTGTTGGTCTCCAGTTTTAGTAGAGAACTCTGCATTGAcggtaaggtttttttttactttcaggtTTGTGGATCAGTTTTCTTGCTAAAGTCTAGAATTATTGAATATCATATGTGATCACCAATTAtcactgaaatgtgttttaaacttTCACTTCTAATGCACATTCAGAATATGAACAGTAAAAACTGACCCTTCGTATGAaaatttgtctgttttattggTTTACATTTATTAGTGTTgttcattattgttattaatgcattaaaaaaacatttcatgcatATCAATAAAGGTAAATTAGATTTAACTTacaatgtttctttgtttcagtgATGGGAAACTTTTTCAGCTATAGTAAGTTTGtttaaacttaaatgttttcatttatttaatcaaattatagTTTTGTATTTCTATATTTAACAGTTCATGGTTAactgttaaatgtaaaaatggaatgcaataaaatatgcaaatatgtcttattgttttccatttattagTGTTgttcattattgttattaatgcatttacaaaaaaaacatttcatgcatAACAATAAAGTTAAATTAGATATAACTGacaatgtctttttgtttcagttagGGAAATCTTTTCCTGCTCTtgtaagtttttaaatttaaatgtttttatttattattataaatgagatgtaatttttgtatttctacaTTTAACAGTTCTTGATGAACCATGGCTCCGGTTGGACTCAGAGTGAGTGTTGATGCAACAACATATCATAGAACAAGAAAAGAGTATTTTCACTTCAAGCCTCTATTTCCTTTATTGTAGCTCTATAACGTTCCCTCATCAAACATGTTCCTGTTCAGTAATTCAGTGATTTGATTATGGACGTCTTTGTCTGACTCAATGTTTATGCAGTGAGTTACAgctagaccagtgtttttcaaccactgttccgcggcacactagtgtgccgtgagtgatcgtcaggtgtaccgtggaaattattcaatttcactacggtaccgtattttccggactacaagctgctacttttttccttaactttgaaccatgcggattgtagcccgctggGGCTTTTCTGTGGacttttcttcaaccaccagggggctctgtagcaggaagtgaatcattagaagtcaaaattgtaaatcaaagaagaacggctaattttaatttagaacagccacatgctagcagcaggcacgacgaagaaatgttttcaaactcgtatgatgcagcttttaagttgagggctgttgatctggcactacaggagggaaatagagccgctgcatttaagctcggtgtgaacgaaaccatggttcgactttggagacggagggctgcgtccttaatatatgcagcagatttattaggacgccgccctctgctgggtcctaataaaaaaccgagagcagcttccagtttttattttaatttttttaattgagggtGCCAGTATGGTgtgctctatagtccgaaaaatacggtaattggttttaaaagattttttgaaaatgaattgtctgcaaataatgccatcttcaagtgtctgctgtagcagtgactggcggcgtaatcatgtaatgttcttaccactagatggcagNNNNNNNNNNNNNNNNNNNNNNNNNNNNNNNNNNNNNNNNNNNNNNNNNNNNNNNNNNNNNNNNNNNNNNNNNNNNNNNNNNNNNNNNNNNNNNNNNNNNNNNNNNNNNNNNNNNNNNNNNNNNNNNNNNNNNNNNNNNNNNNNNNNNNNNNNNNNNNNNNNNNNNNNNNNNNNNNNNNNNNNNNNNNNNNNNNNNNNNNNNNNNNNNNNNNNNNNNNNNNNNNNNNNNNNNNNNNNNNNNNNNNNNNNNNNNNNNNNNNNNNNNNNNNNNNNNNNNNNNNNNNNNNNNNNNNNNNNNNNNNNNNNNNNNNNNNNNNNNNNNNNNNNNNNNNNNNNNNNNNNNNNNNNNNNNNNNNNNNNNNNNNNNNNNNNNNNNNNNNNNNNNNNNNNNNNNNNNNNNNNNNNNNNNNNNNNNNNNNNNNNNNNNNNNNNNNNNNNNNNNNNNNNNNNNNNNNNNNNNNNNNNNNNNNNNNNNNNNNNNNNNNNNNNNNNNNNtaagatgcttgtggattagtttgtaaaacagtttgacgttttctacaacttctttaaatttaacaccacagtgttgtggctgttcaggtgtatttttgaagtggatatgttaagtgcaatttgaaataagaaatgtaaaatgtgataaaaatgcatttttgtgtttatttgattcctatttaagagactttgataagaatgactatatataagcggctacagagtatctttatttccatttttggttggtggtgcctcgggattttttcaattaaaacagtgtaccttgactcaaaaaaggttgaaaaaaactgagctggacgatgtttgttttcctgagcAGAAACGCAGACTTGGACCGGCAGTTCATAAACAACTACAAACCTAAAGGTGAAGGTCAAGAGAAGCTCAGGATTCTTCTGCATGGACCGATTGGAGCTGGAAAATCCAGTTTCATCAACTCTGTCATCAGCGCCGTGGAGGGTAGAATCAGTGTCAGGGCTGCTGCAAACACCAGTCAGAGCGGCTTCACCAAGGaggtgaaaagaaagaaattattctTCCCTATGTATGTTGTAATTTCCATGTTCTGCAATGATATGAGAAGTTGTGAGTGTTTTAATGTTGGCCAAAAAATGTCTATATTCCCATTATGTTCTCTATTAGGACTGATAAAATAGTAGGAACAGACATTTACCTAACCTAGTCAACATAGAACATCACAATTTGAAAACCCCGAAAAggattaatttaataaacagataagacaaaatcagctttttaaatTCAGAGGCAATAGTTCCTCAGAGATCCTGCAAGgatagacaatggatggatggatgaattattttgaatgtttgtctttttctggtTAACAGTATAAAacatacagcattaaaaaaggAGACCAGGATGACAAGCATTCTTTGGTAATAAATGACATGATGGGTCTGAACTGTGGTAATCGGAGACAAAGAAGAGTCCATGAGAGAGACGTCATAAGGGCCATGAAGGGAAACATCAAGGATGGATACACAGTaaggtttctgctgcagctgttgaaAACTGAACCTGGAAAAAAGTGACTATCATTTGTTGTTGTCATAATTATTTGACTGTTTAACTGTTTCCAGTTCAACCCTGAAAGTAGTTTGTCCAAAACTGATCCGTTCTACAACAAGAATCCAACTATCAACGACAAAGCTCACATCCTGGTTACCGTCATTGATGCCAACACAAAACTGGACAAAATTGTAGTAGAGACAATTCAGGAGATCAGAGACAAAGCCACTGACCTGGGTGAGATGAAACATTACAGCAAGGAATAGGAGTCtactcttgtttttctttgaataaaGTTAGTGAAcaatgcaattttatttttaatcggCAGAATTTTAAATGGATCCACAAGTAGCTGAACATATTagcctaaatatgttgtaattttcctataaactaaaaaattaaaactcctaattacttcaaaaaaatctgtaacactttatttgaaggggtgtacATAAGACTGAGATGACACTGTAagaaacatgacataacatctgtcatgaacatgaataagtcttcatgaatttctatgattgttgtcatgaagtgtcttTTGGTCAAAAAGacacttttattgaaaagttgcattaaaagtccatttaaagtgtcaactttttattaaaagtcattatttatCGAATGACGCTTCTTAACAACatacattcataaagacttctttatgtttagGACAGTGTCATGTTAGTCTTATGCACGctgttcaaataaatcattgtCAAAACATTATATCTTTCATTATACTTTTCACCTATGAAGGTTGCCATTTTTTCCCCCGATGGGTAAATGACGTGTTTTGGTCCTTTCTGTACTGGAGTCaacagagtaaacacaggaaggctaactttacctaacgcagtggttcccaaacatTTTGTGGGCCCCCATTGGATTACAATAAAATCCccccagaaaagaaaaaaaatcaactgggCATTCACATCATTCAACCAGACATAAACATAgacacatattttgttttcaaactccagtaaagtttatttcacacttcaggttgcaacaaaacaaactacaaactaTCTTTACAGTGAAATACTTTTGTCTAACCTCATATTTTTAGTTCTATACTGTAGAAGAATTTTCTTTGCTGTCAGtgttatttcaaacatatttctctttttttatttgtaacaataTTCAACTTTGCTATCatcaatagattttaaaaaaaaagcctctgtgCAAAATGGGGTTAAAACATGAACAGCTCCCTGAGAAGTTTTTTCTTGcgtaattttaaatgtaacacagcaaaaataattttgccgccattgctgcttttctgaacagCCGTTTTAAAGAATGCAGACTAAACTTGGACAGCTGTTTTTgcatagacattaatacgtagacgcctcatggagcgggtcATAGGTCATGGAGCGTgtcggcccgttgctgcgatacgtaacagcgtccgccatgttgaatgtggaatatgtgccagtgagctaatacaagtgaatggaccgaactttataaagtgccKttctacaaagtattttaagttaatacctgYcattgacacattttctcacacacattaatatatttggcaatcaaagaaattGGTAAAGACagaatttttaacttttgatgtgattatttaattgttttggggcatttctgaataaaaagcacaatgttttgatagaaattattctgatcatttttatattgaattgatgaacagacacacttttacagtgttttattaaagaatatatttacataattccataatttaatgtacatttaacatttcaagacaagaaacaattttcctgtatttatttttatgcattattgagaaatgacttttgatttataaatcagtcattatcaaacattaaactacagatttttcttaacctttttttccagagaataaatatttattacagtttgtcaactctgctattgacagcaaagagtgaaaataattctaacagagtaaattatgtttatttcattacataagctacattattacactaatacttcagattgagatatttaaaaatacacaaaaagtgaaagaataaaacatgtatttattatactgggaacactggccacagtctgctggtcacactgggagaactcagtgacttctgagacgtcctggttcacaggctaaagccaagaataaaagagaaattatccaaaagtgacatagaaaatacatatatatacacattttcagcatgttgggttctgactcgtagcatctttatagctaaatacccacatggtgaagctgagctggaaacagactgaagaccagcagctccagctgatCCTGACTCTTTACTCActaaatcctctggtttttaatgaacttctcctctaacagcagtttttcatcagctctcagtagaaaacagtatgaaaacgttagctgctacgctaacaatcagcAGTTATTTTgggccaatttagctacataggaaatattttatggttgtttagaagcgaatttctggATGCAAAGTCCAATAATTgtgatctttcatccttacctggggaaggtaatcctaatgaatccagtttgtttcgtaaaatgGTAGAAATAAGTCCACTTAACACAGaacttaaggagctccgatcgccctgctgccacatagaagatggcggacgcttttACGTACGAGTCAGCGCCCCATGAGGGATCTACGTATTGATGTCTATGTGTTTTTGTTcgactccctctagtggtctggagcacttccgttttcagcactttttgtttgcatcttttcttttgtttgctgcatttcatttgctttttgtttgcgtttcttttttgtttgcatgttttctctgttgctgcgcaatTGCACTTGTCGGCCACCGTAATCCAGGAcatgaaaaaaaccccatcaaaaATAAGTTTAAGGCAACTTAAGCTACAATTTAAATAATGCATAACTTGTATTGAAAgccactgcaataaatcaatatttatgattaattttattaagtggagatacttattaaaatttgttttttatttagagccttaagtttttgtaaaagtgtagcagagattagatctgTGACTCTGAACCAAACTCACATTCAAGCAACATTCgaatcttagtttgacttctaTGTGTCTCAACATgttgtttactgagaaaaacgatttatgttttcgcatccacctgaataatgtgtagttgcgccactgcgaGTGTCCCTGAAGGACCCGTTGCATGCAGTCACTAATCACACCACTAGGTGGCTCCAAACATGTGCTGATTAAAAATCTCATAAgtacataacatttttattattattttggttaataataattaaccaataataataattaagatacatctaccgtattttccgcactataagacgcaccttcaatgaatggcctattttaaaactttttttaatatataaggCATTATAAGGCGCGTGTGATAAACGCAAATAACAGTTGCCACCTGTCCCTATTGAACCTATCCAGGACATGATTTGTTCCGTCCACTACAAATAtagatgtataataataaagaagtggtccccgagtgctttatatagtagctgcaccagtcattgtttcactcacggtgttggtgttgccatattgtgcccaactgctttctgggtaacacagaccaacctacacgctgccgccgcagtctctgtctctcttcccctctgtcccccaggctttaaatgtatggggctggtcccttggtagcCCTAGTTGTAGCAacccggatgaatgtctaaagccactttgttaacataaagaatgttaaaaaaaacagtccgactccggtcagCGAGGAGAACCGTCCGTGGCCGGACTATGGTCACCATTCTCCGTTTgcacacagcatgttggtggagaacgtggcgctaaatgacctgcagacgacctgattatcaggtcagtaggtagataggtcagtcaaactttattaacaaaccagttttttgacaactatcccagcatgcaccgcgcggcTCTTCTTCTAGGGGGGacaatgaagtcggcggctgcttaccgtagctgctagacctgttatggctcaatattggtccataagGCGCACtgggttataaggcgcactgtcagcttttgggctgcacagtggtgcagttggtagagctgttgccttgcagcaagaaggttctgggttcgattcccggtctttctgcatggagtctccatgttctccctgtgcatggtgggttttctccaggtactccggtttcctcccacagtccaaaaacatgactgtcaggttaattggcctctccatattgtccctaggtgtgagtgtgtgtgtgcatggttgtgtgtctctgtgttgccctgcgacagactggtgacctgtccaggtgaccccgcctctcgcccggaacattagctggagaggcaccagcacctcctgaccccactgagggacaagggtgttagaaaatggatggatggatgtcggcttttgaggaaattgaaggtttttaggtgccttatagtgcggaaaacaTGGTaggtttttctctctgttacACTACTTTTTGGTGGTGCAGCTTGAAcacaataaaaaagacattttaaccacattttacattacatttgacTGTAACTTTGCTGATCCCCCCCTCCAAAAAGTTGCTCTTAAAAAATTTCCCTATTTATGGTCCCCCCCATAATGAGACGGGATCTACACTCTTGCGTAACTGGTGCAATTTTAGGTAATCCCACACTGTGTCACTATtgactgtaataaaaaaaaaacagtgaatcTGGATTATTtcccacacagaaaaaaagaggaacacaGTGGAAGAGAACCGGAGCCAAACACAACTTCTTAAGTACCTACATTTGTCATTGATTGTTTAATTTATGAAGCTGAaggtagcagcagcagcaaagcacCAGCTCCTACGGCCAACTCTGTCCTCCCCCTCTGTTTGGTTCTCATCCTCCTCATCACCTTTCCTGATTTCTACATTCTGATCAATTTCATTGAGCTCCGGTTCAAATTAAAAAGGCTTAATAAAGTTACTCATTGCTGTTTTGGCTGGACAGAGCTAGCTGTGAACAACATGGTGATGTTCCTGtgagaaaattttatttaaatttaaataaaatcatacagCCTACAGTATatttattactgtattgttttcacatctaaaatatttctcaaagtCTGTTGTTGAAATTAATTGTGAATCCATTTACTTAATACTGAAATTTGAGTGATTTCTGTTTCCCCTCTGTAGGGATTCCTCATGTGGTTATTCTCACCAAAATTGATGAGGTCTGTCCTGAGATCAAGAATGTCTGCAGGAGCCGAGAGCTACAGAAAAAGGTACATTGCTTGTGTTGTACCGCTTCTGAAACACTtggcaattttttaaaacattgaatatagttgttctccttttttttatttatatttatatatataacaatAATTCAAAGAATTTGACAAATGTTCTAGCATTTTTGGTTCAAAATTTGCTTCAGAATTTTTCTTCGTTCTGAGATATTGTGATTCCATTTTGAAGGTTCAGGACTTTAGCAAGCTGGTGGGAAACGCTGAGAACTGCATCTTCCCTGTGAAGAACTACAATGTGGAGAGAGATTTGGACAATGACATTGATGCTCTGATCCTGAAGACCCTGAGACACATCATCGAGATTGGAGATGAAAAACTTAGCAGCTAAATAAGGACCTGAATCTACATTTTTTCAAGCCATGTATTCTACATGTTTCTTACTGGCATGATGTAAAACATGATTGCACCCATAATGATTTCACAAGTTCAACATAAGAAAAGTTACATATACTAATTTTATGGtccaaaataaatctgatttagtATGATTGAGCGATGCAGCAGTATTGTGTTGTTATCTTTAACAGGCACCTAATAAAAGATCCAAACTACTTGACTCACTCAAgccaaaatcataaaatcaacaTTACTAGCTATTCAAGTCAGATGTGCCAAgtacagagagagaaaatctgGAGCCTTTATATCCTTTGTGtaagaaaatttaatttatttaatttaaaacaagcaaCATGGGAAGTGAAGTCTGCAATGCTCACCTGTCTATTATCTGCTATTATCTGTATCAGTCATTGCTGCTGTTTCCAGTCTGAGATCATTGGACTTTCAGCAGATTATTTTTGCACAGCAGGTGTTCAGTGGTAAATAGGTAACAACATCAAATCTGATCCAAATATcacactaaaataaatattaacaatataacaaaattactatttttatcCTGTACATACAAGGTCTATTACATCAATGGTGCCCGTCTCATTCCTTatagctgcagtatgtaacttttataaacatttttttttcatattcattgAAACATTCACAATGTCGTGACAGTTTTGGTATGAGGCAGACAATCACTGAAAAGTTAAAtctctgtcttctcccagtgctatcagagccaggaggagggttttgGCACTGTCAATCACCTCTCTTTGTGGCGCTGCTTGTCCCCCTTTATCCCTCCCTCCTGTCCATCTTGCTTTCTGCTACATTTCCCCTAGCAGAGCCTGTTGTGGATATTCAGGCTAGTTATTATAGCCACAGATGATGGGAACTGCTCTATAGCTATGTCTGACCATGGGCTAGTCTCCCTACTTTGAACTGGTTTGCCAACCCcactgttttaaattttgaaaattttactCCAAACTGGTCACAGAGGATAAGgacaaacaaattaattttaaagacTCAGTTTTCACTCTTTTTGTTCTTAATCCACCTGATATTTTAAGAGGTTCCCTTTGGGAAGACTCAAAAGCATAAATAGGGGGTCAGGTTATAGCTTTATTTCTAATTTGACAAAGAAGAGGTTACATCACTCCAGTGACTTACTGAACCAGATCCTCAATCCGTTTTTAAAATGTGGGTATTTGGGTTTtcactgtgtgtttattttacttctgtttcTTGTGAGTCTGTGATGCCCTGTCTGCCCCTGACTGATCCCAGGTGTGTCTCCTTCCTCGATTACCCCgggtgtatttaagtccacctgttgtctctgtctgGCATCGGATCTTTGTTGTGTCGTACCGTGTCCTAGTCGGTTGTCGTCACAGTCGTACTAAGTCCTGTGTCGACTTCAGCTCACATGTTCAGTCGTTTATCAGTTGCTACCAGTGTTGGTGCTAGCCGCCGCTCACTGTGCTGCCTGTTCGAGGAACTATTTCAAGCTGCAAATTCACCTTTAAATATCCATCTACACTTCAACCTGGGTCTACCATGTTCTCTCTCACCACCATCATCTGCAACTTCATGACACCTAATAGATATGTAAGAAGTTTATTTGAAAAGGCTAACCAATTATCTATGGAGAAATTAACTTGGGACTATAATAGAATTTAAGAACAGCTTATAAAAACAGCTTACACAAAATAttaagagaaatgttttttttctttgtgatttaGGTCATttcaacatgagaaaaataataaaaataattatttttgttgtttatgccAAGAATCAATGTAAAATTGgagatcaataaaataaatcttaaaatatgcctaattttttttttaaataaaactaaagtaagATGTACATTTAATAGCTGGTATATACATCATTTATCACAACATCAAACATAAATGAGtacaataactaaaataattaaaaatcgAAATGGAGATTAGTTAAAAGTGCCACAATACAAATATAACAAAgatattattaaattatgatAATCATAATTAGTAAAACTCAGACCCaaacagaaagtttttatttaaaacaatcacattttctcctgttatttaagtaaattcacccaaaaagcagcaaatataataaatattttaatgtttttttgtaatctggatgttgaattaaaatgttattttacgtTTCATTGATTACGGAAGTGAATCTACCAGAGCATTTTACTCCAATTATAACCAGATGACATTTCAAATAAGGGGTTTTTTTCCATAACCTTTTAAAATTCTTGTAAAAAAATGCATAGCAGTAATTtctatttacattaaaataatttattttattattgtttagcTTTTAATACCATAAATTAGTTTTTGGATCCACGGAAATATCTTTTTTAGggtcaaatgtattttataagacaataaaaaaacaattaaaattgtCCAACACTGAtcagtttagtaaaaataaagcagcaatttaagcaacttttgtttctttttattaaattacaaaatattatcaacatttttgtttattgagCATTTTTTGTCCTTGTGAGGAATAAGTCAGTTATGAAAgcaaaatcaaactttaaaaataagtagatacttatttttatagaaatagTCCAAACTCTGATatcatatgtttttatttaataactggTGACAGAAATGAGGCTCCAGTTGTTTCCTCTGAAGATCCCAACATTCAGACTTGATCTGAAGGATCCGCTGAACGTCTGAGGATCAGATTTATTCTCATATTTACACTCGAGTCAGTTTGTGGCTCTG is a genomic window of Poecilia reticulata strain Guanapo linkage group LG21, Guppy_female_1.0+MT, whole genome shotgun sequence containing:
- the LOC108165750 gene encoding interferon-induced protein 44-like — encoded protein: MFVFLSRNADLDRQFINNYKPKGEGQEKLRILLHGPIGAGKSSFINSVISAVEGRISVRAAANTSQSGFTKEYKTYSIKKGDQDDKHSLVINDMMGLNCGNRRQRRVHERDVIRAMKGNIKDGYTFNPESSLSKTDPFYNKNPTINDKAHILVTVIDANTKLDKIVVETIQEIRDKATDLGIPHVVILTKIDEVCPEIKNVCRSRELQKKVQDFSKLVGNAENCIFPVKNYNVERDLDNDIDALILKTLRHIIEIGDEKLSS